The proteins below come from a single Streptomyces sp. B3I8 genomic window:
- a CDS encoding amino acid--tRNA ligase-related protein produces MLNPVVMKSDLLFSLRDTLRADAFVEVVTPTLRRADLGPGRRLPVDHDGGRFLRAMIGPALRVNLEHHRRVFEIGPCFRPEKPDELHAPEFQMLDLYAADEDFDFLMALAEKLIGPHIPYTPQRVSVASHIRDHFGIDLRREPLGDLPAQMAAHLGKGSDVPFKTVLGQFVERELETQSTGAALFLTEYPVGGDEPCARLTPGTAAVLNRFELLVDGVEVIHGYEDEPDRAEFVERARAVDLYDDEQALVWKAIDAGRAPASSVGLGIGIERLCMAASGIKDVTFFQQSSQF; encoded by the coding sequence GTGCTCAACCCCGTCGTCATGAAGTCGGACCTGCTGTTCAGCCTGCGGGACACGCTCCGCGCGGATGCCTTCGTCGAGGTGGTCACCCCGACGCTGCGGAGGGCCGACCTCGGCCCGGGGCGCCGTCTACCGGTGGACCATGACGGCGGGCGGTTCCTGCGGGCGATGATCGGCCCGGCACTGCGGGTGAACTTGGAGCACCACCGGCGGGTCTTCGAGATCGGCCCGTGCTTCCGGCCCGAGAAGCCGGACGAGCTCCACGCGCCCGAGTTCCAGATGCTCGACCTCTACGCCGCCGACGAGGACTTCGACTTCCTCATGGCGCTCGCCGAAAAGCTGATCGGCCCGCACATCCCCTACACCCCCCAGCGGGTCTCCGTCGCCAGCCACATCCGCGACCACTTCGGCATCGACCTTCGCCGTGAACCCCTCGGTGACCTGCCCGCGCAAATGGCCGCGCACCTGGGCAAGGGCAGCGACGTGCCGTTCAAGACAGTGCTCGGGCAGTTCGTGGAGCGCGAGCTGGAGACCCAGAGCACCGGCGCCGCGCTGTTCCTCACCGAGTACCCGGTCGGCGGGGACGAGCCGTGCGCCCGCCTCACACCGGGCACGGCCGCCGTCCTCAACCGCTTCGAGCTCCTGGTCGACGGCGTCGAGGTCATCCACGGCTACGAGGACGAGCCCGACCGTGCCGAGTTCGTCGAACGGGCCCGTGCGGTCGACCTGTACGACGACGAGCAGGCCCTGGTGTGGAAGGCGATCGACGCCGGGCGGGCGCCGGCCAGCAGCGTTGGGCTCGGCATCGGCATCGAGCGGCTTTGCATGGCCGCCTCTGGCATCAAGGACGTCACCTTCTTCCAGCAGTCGTCC
- a CDS encoding fatty acid desaturase, whose translation MGSPVASRTRNGTGASGPVRKALGQQLIADLEKLCGRPTIGLWDVAWDLVAIAAAAITGHLIGHVVGPLLAVCYIGVRQRHLSNLGHECVHSKLMATRRGNRALGYILTGLLGEGFEPYRISHYVHHAKLGSDDDPMFQSYRAGNIRAAGQAPSRRSFVLRVIVRNALWRLPKTAVLTLVTRAPGETWRALAARAVLWAGVVAALWPVDGVPYLLLYWLLPLVLVRPVVTWITDLGNHAGLIENDDVLLQTRGWTSHWLTRHLLGGHLDDMFHPIHHWCPQIPWRRLPAARVLTAQRLSRFGEVPWCSGYFFRRRSTPDQPCVIEDIIARLHPAPEAACTPHQHASAA comes from the coding sequence ATGGGCAGCCCCGTCGCCAGCAGGACCCGCAACGGCACTGGAGCCTCCGGCCCCGTCCGCAAGGCCCTCGGGCAGCAGCTCATCGCCGACCTGGAGAAGCTCTGCGGACGCCCGACCATCGGCCTGTGGGACGTCGCATGGGACCTCGTCGCGATCGCCGCCGCGGCGATCACCGGCCACCTCATCGGTCACGTCGTCGGCCCCCTGCTCGCCGTCTGCTACATCGGCGTGCGCCAGCGCCACCTGTCCAACCTCGGGCACGAGTGCGTGCATTCCAAGCTCATGGCCACCCGCCGCGGCAACCGGGCCCTCGGCTACATCCTGACCGGCCTGCTCGGCGAAGGCTTCGAGCCCTACCGCATCAGCCACTACGTGCACCACGCCAAGCTCGGTTCCGACGACGACCCTATGTTTCAGTCCTACCGCGCAGGCAACATCCGCGCTGCGGGTCAGGCGCCCAGCCGCCGCTCGTTCGTCCTGCGGGTCATCGTGCGCAACGCCCTGTGGCGGCTGCCGAAGACCGCGGTGCTGACCCTGGTCACCCGCGCACCAGGGGAGACCTGGCGGGCCCTGGCCGCCCGGGCCGTGCTGTGGGCGGGCGTCGTCGCCGCGCTGTGGCCCGTGGACGGCGTTCCGTACCTCCTGCTCTACTGGCTGCTCCCCCTCGTCCTGGTGCGGCCCGTCGTCACCTGGATCACCGACCTCGGCAACCACGCCGGGCTGATCGAGAACGACGACGTCCTCCTGCAAACCCGCGGCTGGACCTCCCACTGGCTCACCCGGCACCTGCTCGGCGGCCACCTCGACGACATGTTCCACCCCATCCACCACTGGTGCCCGCAGATCCCCTGGCGGCGCCTGCCCGCGGCCCGCGTCCTCACCGCGCAGCGTCTGTCGCGCTTCGGCGAAGTGCCCTGGTGCTCCGGCTACTTCTTCCGCCGGCGCTCCACTCCCGACCAGCCGTGCGTGATTGAGGACATCATCGCCCGGCTGCATCCCGCACCCGAAGCCGCCTGCACCCCGCACCAGCACGCCTCGGCCGCTTGA